The following proteins are encoded in a genomic region of Drosophila willistoni isolate 14030-0811.24 chromosome 2L unlocalized genomic scaffold, UCI_dwil_1.1 Seg196, whole genome shotgun sequence:
- the LOC6640236 gene encoding uncharacterized protein LOC6640236 produces the protein MNQVKDYIIDWTLAIVLSLCFCLVLNYMGVMRSNNLLWNRQSQLNDDYYGTGIDSPSTEESESMDATCYASSPYDVYFNFMLIFVCIFALSKITEISERYLSDRMLSKQRRHDVRAINEEWEQTMQLYEKDKNQMNSELEELRGKNKDLEHMMHELRDCNIQLISQNFMRNVMQEQQQKQQAAANNIFITNRHIHLTRQVFVNEGHIDVSLQDQQQQQDLLRPAGGQENSDKNLNVWVQYLKMRKCYMGPIADPNLIANSGSEKNMPIVMTTEQLAKLQGLI, from the exons ATGAATCAAGTTAAGGACTATATAATAGATTGGACACTTGCCATAGTGCTATCTTTATgcttttgtttggtattgaACTATATGGGTGTCATGCGTTCAAATAATTTATTGTGGA ATAGGCAGTCACAACTGAATGATGACTATTATGGTACTGGAATTGATAGCCCCTCGACGGAGGAATCGGAATCAATGGATGCCACCTGCTATGCCAGTAGTCCATATGATGTCTACTTCAATTTCATGTTGATATTCGTCTGCATTTTCGCATTATCGAAAATAACTGAAATATCCGAGAGATATTTAAGTGATCGCATGTTATCGAAACAACGCCGTCATGATGTGCGAGCCATCAATGAGGAATGGGAACAGACCATGCAATTGTATGAGAAAGACAAGAACCAAATGAATAGCGAGCTGGAAGAGTTACGTGGCAAGAATAAAGATCTGGAGCACATGATGCACGAGCTACGCGATTGCAATATCCAGTTGATCAGTCAGAATTTCATGCGAAACGTTATGCAggaacagcagcaaaagcaacaagcAGCAGCGAATAATATCTTTATAACCAATCGTCATATTCATCTAACTAGGCAGGTTTTTGTCAATGAGGGACACATCGATGTCAGTCTGCAggatcaacagcagcaacaggatCTGCTACGTCCTGCTGGCGGTCAAGAGAATTCGGACAAGAATCTAAATGTCTGGGTACAATACCTTAAGATGCGTAAATGTTATATGGGTCCCATTGCCGATCCCAATTTGATTGCTAACAGTGGGTCCGAAAAGAATATGCCTATTGTAATGACTACGGAACAATTGGCCAAATTGCAGG GATTAATTTAG